ACCGATTCGAACCGCCGGGAAGTGGAGCGGCGGGCGCGCATGGAATTCGACATTCTCGAGAGCAGGCTGAAAGCAGCGGGTGTCGAAGTGATCGTGGTCGAAGACAAAGAAGAACTCCATACGCCGGACGCCGTGTTTCCGAACAACTGGGTTTCATTTCACCATGACGGCACCGTCGTCCTGTATCCCATGCTGGCGCCCAGCCGAAGGCCGGAGCGCCGCCGGGACATCATCGATAAATTGCAATCGAGCGGATTCCGCGTATCGCGCGTCATCGACCTCACGCACCATGAAGATCAGGGACGCTTCCTCGAGGGAACCGGCAGCGTGGTGTTCGATCATGCGGATCACATTGCCTACGCGGCTGTCTCGCCGCGAACCGACGAAACCGTGCTCAAAGAACTTTGCGCGTCGCTTGGCTACAACCCGGTCACGTTTCATGCCGTTCTCGCGAATGGCGATCCGATCCTGCACACCGACATGACCATGAGCATGGGCGACCGGTTTGTGGTTTTCTGCCCGGATGTGATCGCCGATTCAAGCGAGCGGAAACGCGTCCTGGACAGTCTGAAGTCGGCGGGCCGCGACCTGATTGCGATCGATCCCAAACAACTCGAGCACTTCGCCGGAAATGTACTGCAAGTTCAAACGAAGGAAGGACGAAGCGTTCTCGTCATTTCCACTTCGGCCTGCCTCGCGCTCCGTCCCGAACAGCGCAACGCTATTCAGAAATTCACGCAGATCGTCGAATCGCCTCTGCCGGTGTTCGAAGGCATCGGCCGCGGCAGCGCGCGCGGCATGATGGCTGACGTGCACCTGCCGCGGTTGTAGGCAGTCTCCACACTAAAAATATGTCGAACCTGCGGCACGCTCCATAATCGGCCACTCCTCTTCGATGACCTCTCCGCGAAGGCAGAAGAATCGGTCGTAGAGATTCACGGTCGGGTCGCAGTGGGGAATGATCAACCGGAGGCGGTCGCCAAGGCGGATGCTGTCGTCGTTCACGACTAAGCGGCCGTGCTCGTCGCCCGCGAATTCATAAGCAATGCCGCTCATGCCGAGCACTTCAGGACCGAAGCCTCGATCGGTTGCCAGGGCTTTGATTCCCGCGTCGACGATGGCTTTACCGGCCGAACGGTGGACGACCGTCGAGAGCACGCATAGCGCGGGAGCGAAGTCTTCATAAACCGCTCCGCCGGCTCCGCCGATTTTCCGGTACTCCACATCCATGAACACATATGAGCCGGACTGCATTTCCGTGATGCCCTGGATGTCCGCGTCGATGTTATATGTTCCGGTGCTTGCGCCGCTGAGGATTTCCACCCGGTGACCATGCTTCGTAAGCAGATCCCGGGTTGCGATCGCTTTCTCGAGCGCGCGCCGTGACGCGGTGCGGCGTTCGTCATAGCCGACAACATGAGCGGCATGTCCGGCGTAGGCGCATAGGCCCTTCAATTCAAGATTCTTTGAACGTCCGATTGCTTCGGCCAGGTTCAAAGCGGGCTCGCCCGGCGCGATGCCGGTACGGTTCTGGCCGATATCGAGATCGATCAATATCGTGATCCGAAGTCCGGAGTGCGCAGCAGCGCGTTGAAGGTCCTTTACGTTGGCCGCGTTGTCCACGACCGCCATTGTTTCCGGCGCCTCCGAAATAATACGCATCAGCCGCGAGATCTTCGGCTCTCCGACCATCTCGCCTGTGATGAGCAGACCTCGAATGCCCCCGCGATTCAAGACTTCCGCTTCAGCAATCGTCGCTGCGCAGATTCCTATCGCGCCCTGCTGTATCTGGCGCCGCGCAATGTTGACGCACTTGTGGGTTTTTGCGTGTGGCCGCAGCGCGATGCGGCGATCCCGTGTGAAGCGGCTCATCTTGTCGAGATTCGCCTCAAACCGATCGAGATCCAGTACCAGGCACGGGGTCGGCAAATCGTGGATTTTTTTCACGGGCCGCAGTGTACCACCGCAGTGATCCACTAACTTTGTGGAATTCGGCGCACCAGCGCTGTTTCGAAACTGCACGAAAACAAAGGCATCGCACGGGCCGTGTGCGGCAAATGCCTGGAAATGCACACCGGTCATCGATTTCGCGGATTTGGGCACAGTGATTGCTACGTAAGACACACATGAATCTTCGATGCCTCGGAACCCACGTTATCGCAGCACCCGTTCTGCTGATGTCGATGCATGTGGCGTCGACCGCGCAGGCTTCCAGCAATGCCCAGACGAGTTCTGCAACGCGCGTCGCGGCGGAAATGACCCTGGGCAGGTTGAGTCCATCGGAAAGCAAGGCCGGCGACATCGTTGCCGTGCGGCTCAGCGATGATTTGAGATCGAATGGCCAGATCATTCTGAAGAAGGGCACGTTGATTAAAGGTGTCGTTCGCAACGTCGGCCATAGCGAGCCGAAAACGCACGCGCTATCGATGATCGAAGTCGATTGGATGGTGCCGGCGCCCGAAGCAAAAGCGGTTCAGAGCGTATCGATCGCCCTGCAGTCCGTTATTCAGGTGAATGCCGCGGACCCTGCCACCCCATCTCGTGCCGGCAGCGCCGGAACTGCCGCTGCCCAGCCCGCACGGGCGCCGGACGCCGGCGCCGTTGCAGGCAGCCTTACCGGCTTGACCAGCCTTACAGCGGCTTCAACGAATCCGGCTTTGCTGAGCATGCCGTCCGTCGCCGCTGTCGATCATCAGACAACTTCCGCAATCGAGACCAGTCTCGACTCCCCGGCCGCCGGCCCCTTATTCAAAGTCGGTCATGGCGAATTGGCCGCAGCCGGAGGAACGCGCGAATCCGTGGACCTGTTCTCTCATTTGAACAACGACACGGTAATCACTTCGCCCAGCAGGACCTTCGAAATATCGAGCGGCGCACAAATGCAGCTCCTCGTGGGCGTCAGAAAGTAGACAGATATGAGAATCAAATGGACATCTCTACATAACGTCACCGAAGCCAATTCGGCGGCTCCCTGGGTCGGACCCGGCCTGTCGGAGAAGTTGAAGAGGGACGCCGTCGCCGAACGGGCAAGCAAGAACGACAAAAAACAGCATTCCAAAAGCGAGCGTGCTCTCGCCTGGTTCCGGCGCAGCCGGTAGGAGGTTGAGGTGAAACGGATTTTTGTGCCAGTTATCATCGGTCTCTTGTTTTTGAGCCTTGCCGCATGCAGCAAAGCGCCGGCAACGACGAGCGCGGACTCGGTCAGCAAACCGGCGGCCGCCACCGCGAATGCGCCGGACAAGACGCAGGCCGAACCTCAAACACCTTCCGCGCCCGCGCCCGCACTCGCGCCCCCGATAACAATTCCCGCCGGAACAACGCTGAGGGTGTCGTTGATCGACGCCGTCAGTTCAGACCAGAGCCGCGCCGGCGATTCATTCGCTGCGAGCCTCGCTGAACCCGTTGTCAGCGACGGCCAGACGATTCTCGCGAGGGGTACGAAAGTCCGCGGGCGCGTTGTGGACGCGAAGGAATCCGGCCGCGTGAAAGGCCGGGCCAGCATTGAGCTGAAATTGACGGAAGTCATTTTGAGAGACGGCAGCGCTGTAAACATCTCGACGAAGCCGTACGCAGCTGTCGCGCCGGCAACCAAGAAGCGTGATGCCGGGATTATCGGCGGCGGCGCCGGTTTAGGCGCGGTGATTGGCGCAATCGCGGGTGGCGGCAAAGGCGCCGCCATCGGAGCGGTTGTTGGCGGCGGGGCGGGTACAGGCACGGTTCTGGCCACCCGCGGAAAAGAAATTCGTTACGCGCCGGAGACTCGCCTGCAATTCACGCTCACGAGTCCGATCCAGATCCAGCTTTGATTGTTCCTCTGTCCTGTCTTGCGGGAGGGCGGCCGTCCGAGAGTGGCCGCCGTCCCGCTTTTTTTTGCCTGCTGAATTTACCTGCTGCAGGTTGCTGCCCGGTTGGAGTGGGACTCATAAATTGAATCCAGCAGCGGATTGTGCGCGCCGATCCGCTGGGCAATCGGTTCGAGGAACCGGCCGTACTTTTCGAGGGTGGCGACGTCCCTCCGCGCCAGAGCCTGTCGTACGTCACTCTGAATTTCGGGAGTGATGATCTCCGTCCGGCCGACGAATACGCGGTTTGTCTTCGCTGGCGCCGGCTGTATTGCCAGCGGAAGTACGGAGTCCACAGTCGGCCGCGGAAGGATGTAGAACAATCGCGCGCCTTCCTCGAACCACGAGTCGCTCCACGTTTGAATCATGGCATGGGCTTCCCTGGCGTAGAGTCCTTGATCCGTGAGAGCGCGCTCGAGGG
This portion of the Terriglobia bacterium genome encodes:
- a CDS encoding arginine deiminase-related protein → MQLASAVLMVRPVSFGFNPDTAPSFMFQREITDSNRREVERRARMEFDILESRLKAAGVEVIVVEDKEELHTPDAVFPNNWVSFHHDGTVVLYPMLAPSRRPERRRDIIDKLQSSGFRVSRVIDLTHHEDQGRFLEGTGSVVFDHADHIAYAAVSPRTDETVLKELCASLGYNPVTFHAVLANGDPILHTDMTMSMGDRFVVFCPDVIADSSERKRVLDSLKSAGRDLIAIDPKQLEHFAGNVLQVQTKEGRSVLVISTSACLALRPEQRNAIQKFTQIVESPLPVFEGIGRGSARGMMADVHLPRL
- a CDS encoding DSD1 family PLP-dependent enzyme, giving the protein MKKIHDLPTPCLVLDLDRFEANLDKMSRFTRDRRIALRPHAKTHKCVNIARRQIQQGAIGICAATIAEAEVLNRGGIRGLLITGEMVGEPKISRLMRIISEAPETMAVVDNAANVKDLQRAAAHSGLRITILIDLDIGQNRTGIAPGEPALNLAEAIGRSKNLELKGLCAYAGHAAHVVGYDERRTASRRALEKAIATRDLLTKHGHRVEILSGASTGTYNIDADIQGITEMQSGSYVFMDVEYRKIGGAGGAVYEDFAPALCVLSTVVHRSAGKAIVDAGIKALATDRGFGPEVLGMSGIAYEFAGDEHGRLVVNDDSIRLGDRLRLIIPHCDPTVNLYDRFFCLRGEVIEEEWPIMERAAGSTYF